DNA from Papio anubis isolate 15944 chromosome 1, Panubis1.0, whole genome shotgun sequence:
atatcagCTAAATTTGCATTCAAAAAAGTAATTTGTTCAATGAAGGAAAACTGTGTCTATTCCATATATGGAGATAAAGCTAATATGTAAACTTGTACACAAGAATAATTCGGTAGGTAGGAAGGAGTAATAAAATGCCCCCAGAGGCTTGGATTATGACTCCCCTCATGCCATTTTCTTCTGGAAAGCATGTGCATTACTTataatctttgtatattttaacatTACAGATGTCACTCATGGTTTGAACCCAAATTAGAATTGTTCATACAAAAACAGTAAAGACAAGtggaataagagaaaaaaaagagaacaaagtttTCAGCTTATAGGCTGGGGGGAAAAATCCTATATTTAACCATAATGCCTGATTGACACATAGACATTATATAAgaagttttattgatttctgaatGAGCTCCCTAAAACAGCCCTACCTATAAGATTCAGAACtaagggacaaaaaaaaaaacctagcctgAGTCTCTTGCAACCATATTTATTCAAGATAGTATAGCATAAGTAGTGCTTCTCAAAGTTTAATATGATATCATCTGAAGATCCTGTTTAAAAATGCAGgatctgactcagtaggtctggaTGCAGCCTGAGATTCTTCCTACCTAACAAGCTCCCAACTGATGCTAATGCTGCTGTCCACTGACAACACTTAGAATAGTAAGGGCTCTGGTACCAGGTggtctgagtttgaatcctggctggACCCACTTCACTTACTAGTTTTttatcttgagcaagttacttagcctctaaAGGCCTCcatttcaactgtaaaatggggataaatacTAATAAGTATCTGATtctataaaatttttgaaaaaaaaaatagactaatacacttaGAATGAGTGCTTGCCACAGAGTAAAcagtatatttcttaaatatctcTTCAGTTCCTCAGGGCTAGAAATtaagcttttttgtattttgttttcttgttgttttcactattttctttatacattgaGAACAACAGGTTTTGAAgtttaaacaaaacataaaattctttctgtattttttagaacagttcaATTGTATTGTCCCTATATACTCATAAACAAGGTTATCTTATAGCATATCTAGTCAGTAGATAGGCATGCTTTTTAAACAGCATTCATAATCTACACATTTACTGTAGTAATCCAGTGGAAGTCAAACCACTGAAGCCAAATGAGAGAAGACAGTTAAAGCAGTTACAAAAACCCTATTTACGTAACAATTATGATGTACTTTTAGAAGAGTATGATGAAgttcatttttgaaaagtaattctttttatagatgagaaaacaagcaGTTTCAGATTTACGAACATTGAAAACTGAActggtacagaaaaaaaaaataatacatctcTACAATCTCAATTAGGtatgttaatttaaaacttttatttatgaaaaaatttaaatatttatttgaacagATTTGTTTAACCATTATTCTCCTTGGCAATGTTTTATATAAAGCACAAGGTTTCTCTTTCTGCACTTTCCATGTGGGTGTTATAAAATGTTTCAGGAAATATTAGATGCAATATAAAGCGAAATGATGACTGGTTATTTTTAACATTCCAAGtattttgcatattattttacagtgctaattttataattttcatttttaataatcttaAAATGTAAGAGCTAATATAACTATAAAATCTATTTgcaaagaataaatgtgtattaaTGAATACTAATATATTTGCATGAAAATACAGACTTCATTTAACTTAATTTGTTCACTATATCTTAATTAAAAGAAATctggaaatacaaaagaatagGGGGTATTGAACTTGCATTCTGAGCTATGATAAAGATAAGCatataagaatttaaattttttaattcatttattttagaaatatgaagaCAACAGTGGTCCAACCTATAGTATGAAAATGGTTGATTTTACTGTGTCACAAACAATTGTGTAAATAGGAAATGTAATATTCTCATAACAGATGGTTCAATCATCATTTATTCCAATTTACAGGGGGAAAATGTGCAGGGAAGCCAGGATTTATGTAAATCTAGAGTTCaaagatacagattttttaaTCTGTAATTAGGAACTAATAAGGGCAGCACAACGTTGTTAATTCcctggagaaagaaaacagactttaTTACATTTAGAAAAGTTATTTGTATAAAATTGATCTTTTAGAAAGAGAACTAGTTGAGAAGCTAATCATTGTCTTTAgatcattaaaaatacaatgcagctcatgcctgtaatcccagttctttgggaagccaaggcaggatgagtgcttgagcccaggagttggagacccgcctgggcaacatagcaagaccctgtctctctacaaaaaataaaaataaaaaagatatattgcagatgcagaaagaaaaatttaaccttGTAAAGAAAGCTAGCcaagaaataaattatacatgTCCATAAATGAAGGAATATGAATAATTAGAAGTATGACAGTGAATAGAATCAAGTTCAACTGTAagttattctattataaaaattttacgGATGAACCTCATAAAAATAATGTAGTTGGAAAATATTAGGTAGTTCTAACTTACcaattcaaaatattactgttataTTCTTGTATTTTGTGAATACATTTAATCTTCTggattctttttaattctcactcACTGTCCAAAGGTTTAGTTCAAGTACCTCAGAGAACATAAATACTATATGGGATCAgaagcagaaaaattattttcatcagtttGATGAACCTAAAGAGGAGACACTAAATtgtaggttttaaatttaagatttattGGAGGGTTGGGGGAAAAGTATAGCACAAACTGCTTTTCAAAGActaggtttttaaaaactctaagcAAACAATTTCCACTTcagattatacatattttaaaaatcaacattgaTTCAATAAGCTTATATTTTACTATAATGAAGGGAAATATGGCATAATAAAATTCTGAAAGCAATTTTTCCCAATTAAATTATAGTGTTGAAACATCTAATAGAGGAATACTTAACAGGTAAAGTTGACTTGTTTCTTGCCTTTATATTCCTGGATACTGATGACATTCGTATATATTTTTCGAATTCAAACAATcaacatttctttattctttttttagtatACCAATAACAAAAGTATATAGCAACATAACAAAAATGCAAGAAACTAGATCTATTTATACAGATCATTTTTCTAAATCTTAATGGTTTGACAAAAGATGTTCATCTTTGTAACAGCTTTGGCTTTAAGACTTCCCACATTTCTTCAGTTTGCTGTTTGGCTACAGCATCTCCAGAGTAGTCAAGACAGTTTGCATTCCACATGCCGATGCCCCGTAAGCCATAGTTTTGTATATATGTTGCCTTTAAAGAAATACTGTGAGGGTTATCATACCATACTTGATGAAAGTGGCCAGCAGGATcctatataaataaattaaaatggagattttaaagtatttagtACAATTCAGCACCataggaaagggaaaaataaaagaagtatacAGTACAGTAAGAGGGAAATGCTCTGGTCCTCTACAACCAGCTTATGTGCTTTTTTGTATTCTCTGTAGTTGCTAGAAGTGTGCCTAGCTAGGAGCTCTACAGAAGATTTTGTTTATGATGAATCAGCCAGATCAAAAAGTAATGGCAATGGAGGAGAAAAGTACATCCTTTTCTAGGTCCTAAGGATTCATTCTAAGAGTCTGTTAGGTCTGCCCTTCATTGGTGACTTAACACACACCTGATTATGAGCCATAAAATAGATTCTGGTCTTATGCTCACCTTCCACCCTAAAAAGTCCTTCTGCCCAGAATCAAATACCTATATTTAAGTACTAACACAGTCTCTCTCGGGAGGCACATGAGCTATTGGAtaagagacaaaggaaaagggaaaggagatcTAGGACAAAGTGCAAAGGAAGGTGAAAAAGATaggagataaaaaatagaaagacctgtgactaaaaataatttacttatttttatatacatctaGGAAACTCCTTAAAGACACTTCTGAATTAATGCCAGTAATATTTACAGCATCTCTCCTGGAATTAGAATAGTCTCttaagaacataaagtataattaaaaaaaaaaaaaaagcataaaaaagatgattactttggggccaggcacggtggctcacgcctgtaataccagcacttggggaggctgaggcaggtagctCGTGAGGTcgaaagatcaagaccatcctggccaacatagtgaaactccgtctctactaaaaatacaaaaaaattagccgggcttgatggtgcatgcctgtagtcccagctactctggaggctgaggcagaagaattgcttgaacctgggagacggaggttgcagtgagctgagaacgtgccactgcactccagcctggagacagagcaaaaaaaaaaaaaagaccactttgaaggaaaataattcacCTAGTAAATGAATACACTgcagtatatttaaatatagtagACTAACTGTAATCAAGCATATCTCAGTCTATATCTTATATTccattctttaacatttttagaaCTAGACAAAGCCATGCATGCTCTACTAATAGCTGTGATTCATTATTTAAAGGCAACTTGTAGAACTTGTACTTAAATATGACAGATTGTTGAAGATTCAGGGGCAAACACAAAGACATATACCTTTGAATTTTGCCATCATTCTAGCTAGTACTTTGAGGCTTTTTGATATTATTAAGAAATTCAAATGTCTCAAAATTGTGAAGGATCAAAGGGCAAAAACTAAGCACATGTAAGACTAATTTATGCATAGTTAAGGCATATTTGCTTTCCAGAATATTGAGTCCAAAATGAGCTGCTATTGCTGAAACAGCCCGATAGAATGATTCtcttcaaacaaaacagaaacttgaTTCATGTTGCTATAGAATTTTGCAATTAATAAAaaagaggggccgggcgcggtggctcacacctgtaatcccagccctttgggaggccgaggtgggcagatcacgaggtcaggagatcgtgaccatcctggctaacactgtgaaaccccatctctattaaaaaaaaaatacaaaaaaattagccaggcgtggtgacgggcgcctgtagtcccagctacttgggaggctgaggcaggagaatgtcgtgaacctgggaggcggagcttgcagtgagccaagatcaagccacagcactccagtctgggcaagatagcaagactccatctcaaaaaaaaaaaaaaagaaaaggaaggaaacagttataactagattttttttctaaagtggcATTAAATGGCCTTCAATGCTCACCAAAATGTTTCCTGAATTCTAAGACCTTAAAGAATGTATTTCTTCATGGAAACAGGGTAAAAAGGTGGTcccagaggctgggggtgggaagAATAGATGTTTCAAAGGACACAAATTTTCAATTAGACAGGAACAATAAATACAAGAGATCTACTGTATcccatggtgactatagttaataacaatgtattatgttGAAAATTCCTAAGAGAatggattttaagtgttctcaccatttaaaaaatggtatgtgaggtaatacaaacgttaaataacttgatttagccatttcacaatctatagatatatcaaaacatcatcttgtatgccataaatatagataatttttacctgccatttaactttttttttaatttaaaaaaaaaaaagaggccaagtgcagtggctcacacctgtaatcccagcattttgggaggccaagtcaggagaatcacttgaggccaggagttcaagaccagcctgggcaatacagaaagaccccgtctctacaaaaagtaaaacaatcagccaggcatgatggcacatgcctatggtcctagctatttggtaggctgaggcaggaggattgcttgagcctgggaggtcaaggctgcagtgagccatgattgtgccactgcactccatcctgggtgacagagcaaaaccttgtctaaaaaaaaaaaaaaaaaaaaaaaaaagactgtgttcCTGCATTTTCACATTCATTAAGGAAAAAACAAGCCACAGATTACTAAGATCAGGATTACAAAGAAACAGTATATGGTAATATATACTGTCCTAAGAttctatgttaaatatttttaaattacaggcatacctcattttattgtactttgttttgttgtgctttgcagatactaAATTTTTTGCAAATTGAAAGCTTATGGCAACTCTGTTGAACAAGTCTGTTGGTGCCATTTTTCTAACAGCAAGTGctcattttgtgtctctgtgtcacattttggcaattcttaaaatattccaaactttttattattattatatctgttatggtgatctgcaATCAGTGGTCTTTGATGCTACTATTGTGATTGTTTGTGGGCACCATGAACTGTCCATGTAAGACTTAATAACAATATTTGGCTGGGcacgatagctcacacctgtaatgccaacacttcggaaggccaaggtgggaggaacacttgaagtcaggagtttcagaccagcctggccaacatggtgaaaccccatctctactaaaaatacaaaaacttagccgggcctGGTAGGGCATCccgataatcccagctacttgggaggctgaggcacaagaatcgcttaaacccgggaatcagaggttgcagtgagcggaggttgcagtgagctgagatcgtgccactgcactccagcctgggtgatggagcgatactccatctcaaaaaaagaaaaaaaaaagagacttaatAACGATATTGAAATTAGACTAATAACCTTACAATGGGAATTTTGCaatgaataaaaaagaggaagaaaacagttATAACTagattgttttctaaaatgacaTTAAATGGCCTTCAAGGCTCACCAAAATGTTTCCTGAATTCTAAGACCTTAAACAATGTgttagccgggtgcggtagccCATATGTGTAATCCCATGCCTTTGAGAGgtcaaagcaggcggatcacttgaggtcaggagtttgagaccagcatgcaTAATtgaacccatctctactaaaaatataaaaattagcctggcatggtggcgggtacctgtaatcccagctatgtgggaagctgaggtaggagtagcagacaggaggcagaggtgcagtagacagatggtgccactgcactccagcctggtacgacaaagcaagactctgtctcaaaaaaaaaaaaaatacacacacacgaaaaaaaaactagaatccctcttccctAAAATGGGTCAAAGAAACCAGAGCCTCTTTTCTCCAAAGCCAGCCATATAAAAGTCTAAAACTGTTACTCTAACCTTTCCTACCACCACCTTTCTGTGTACtagctggccataaagaaattaagacCCTCATTCTAGAGAGGTCCTACCCCATACCCATGAGAACAAATCCTTCGCAGGGAGAGGCcaagaaaaatctgaacagacagacCTTGCTGAGTTTTCCCACTCAGTCCATTTGCATTAGCTCATGCCCTTTATTCTGATCACAGTTCTACATAGCTGTCCATACTTCGTTGAACCTACGCACAAAAATGGACAGTTTTTCCTGCATCTTTGGGTTTTCATTCTGAGGACTCTCATGTCGTGTAAAATTATgatcaaacacattttaaaaggcagagatctctttcttcaaataaatcttatattggaagaagatgatGCCATTTAAGACTTTCCTAGCTAGACAGGAGATGTCAAAACCTGGCTTTAAAGCTCAAAgtacaggctgactctcttgttagggactAATGAGGGTGGTAACTTTAAGTCGAAGCCAGtgttcatttaccattccaaaaatcctagggcatttaagaattatgctaaattgaCTCTGCCTGTGatctataaatggaataaacagCCTGGCtcacagcacatctgtttactgAATATGCAAGTCTGCTGTTGAGATgtactactcagaaaaaaaaagagatttctttcaaaatattactgctcattgacaatgcacttggtcacccaagagctctgatggagaatACAAGATGAATgttattttcatgcctgctaacacaacatccattctgcagcccatggaacaaggagtaatttcaacttttattaatTAAGAAATAGATTTTGTAAGGCTGTAGCTGCCAAAGACAGTAACTCCTTTCATGGATCTGGCCAAAGTAAACTGAAagctttctggaaaggattcaccattctagatgccattaacaacattcatgattcatgtatgggaggaggtcaaaatatccatattaacaggagtttggaagaagtggGTTATAACCCTCATGGCTGACATTGAggggttcaaggcttcagtgaaggaagtaactgcagaggtaatggaaacagcaagagagcTAGAATTGGAGGTGAATCCTAAATATGTGACTAAATTACTACAACCTCATGATAAAATTGGAATAGATGAGGAGCTACTTCTTATGAATatgcaaagaaagtggtttcttgagaatGGAATCTATCCTAGTgaaatgctgtgaacattgttcaAATAATAGcagaggatttagaatattccataaacttattaataaagcagcagcagggtttgataGGGTtcactccaattttgaaagaagttctactgtgggtaaaatgcaaTCAAATAGCATCACGttctacagagaaatctttcgtgaaaggaagagtcaattgatatggcaaacttcactgttgtcttattttaagaaattgccacagacaccccaaccttcagcaaccaccaccctgatcagtcagcagccatcaatgtCGAGGCAAGACGCTCTTCCAGCAAGCAGGTTATAACTTgctaaaggctcagatgatcattatcattttttagcaataaagtatttttaaattaaggtatatatgttttttagacataatgctattacacGCCtaacagactacagtatagtgtaaacataactctTACATGCATGGGGAAACTAAACATTCATGTCACTTGCTTTATTGCTATAtttactttattgtggtggtctagAACTGACCCTGCAATATCtctaaggtatgcctgtatatgtAATTGGTTACCATAACTTTTAACAAACTATATATCCATGAAACACTGTTTCTAAGAACTGCATGTTTCTAAGAATGCTGTGAAACAAGATTCTACGTCAAACAATTAAACTGCCTTATGTATTACAGCACTTCTCAAATCCATTAATATAATGATTGTTATAAATCTCCAAGAGGGGCTTACAGCATATagtgtttttctaaatatatttggcCATGGCACACGTGTGTATATTTTGCACACAGGTGCATCTGTGTGTGTAATATTAACAGTTTCCAGGACAGACTAATATAAATACTGTTTAGGAAAGGTAAGATTACAATACACTCTAGTTTCACTAATAGGTATATACCTTCAGTTCCAAACTTTAGAAAGCTCTACACTAAAGCTCTCTGTATAGCTGATATACAGGAATACACATGTATGTCAATTATAATTTATGACATGTAGTGTGTTTGCAGTCATTTTTTATAAATGGGTACCAGACCATTAGTTAAGAATATAAATCCTTGCTGAAATTCACTTCTATCATTTTAGTACTCCTTTTAAAGTAACATAATCTGAAATAAATTCAAAGAGGATTTGTACTTAGATTTTTGAGCCGTGGAAGAGCCTTTATAATGCTAATGGTAAATTATGAAAACTATAACTTTTCTTTGACACTTTGGTATAGCAATTCCTATTAAACACTACTTGACAGAATTGCTAATTATTTGGTGTATTTCTTCAGGTTtcctttatgtaatatttttgtaatttttgacattgcttataatttaattataaaataaattgaaaatgataGTTTTTCCATTGTAAAGTCGATTATGACACCTCTTCTGTTTTCACCCTCATTCGCCCCTATGTTAAGAGTCTCATCAGAATCTGTAGGCCACTTTGAAATGGAGGCTTTCAGAGATAGTAACCTATTTTGGCCCAAAACCCTTTCAAAATCAACAGTCATCCTAACATAATTGTCAACTATTACAGAAATCCTGTTTGTGATATGCACATTTTTATGGGATCATCTAAATGACAAGTGGCCCAAGCAGAGTAGATTAACTATTAGCAAAACTCCAGTTGCTCACCAGGGAACTAAAGTTCCTGATTACAGATTCAAAGACAAGTTTACTCATGTAAACAGCAGTCTGCATGTTATACCCTAAAAGAAAACTGACAGATATTCTTGATATCAAACAtctaattatgaaaataattatgaaaactaACAGAATAAGTGCTCATAACTTATGAAAAATCTTACTTTATAGTTATAATAAGGAGCCTGCTGATCTTTATCCCATTGGTTTCCAGAAATAGAACTATTTATTTGCTTCATGATCGTTTTGTAGGGCACCTGACGTCCTGCAGCATCACTACAAGGAGCCCCCCGGAAAGGGACTTTTGCAATGGTACAAACATGATCCTAGAAATGCAAAAGTACTCATGTTACAGATGATCAAGTATGCAATTCTTAAAAGccaaatcaaaaatatataaattatttagaaataaaacatataccataaataaataacctgacTATACAGAATAAaggttaaaataaatttcattattaaatgaaaatgtatgataATCATAAGCtttcatagaagtaaaaataatttttatctcaaactatatttcagaaattctacagtttatatatttctaatgaaaacagagagactctaaaaaatataatagagaataaaaattatgtaacaaaTGACCTGTTCCTACCTCAGACAGATTCAGGCAGGTATAATCATAACCATACCAGGGAACACCCATTACAAGTTTCTTAGGATTAATGCTCATCTTGATGTAGTCATTATATCCTAGTCAAGCAGGGAGAGAaaaagcatatttgtttctcttcatATGTCAATGTGTTCATACAAGCTATGCAACCGTTCAGAATCTGTTTGTAAAAACAagcacatttattaaaaacactAATAATGTTTAATATGATGTTATAAAACATCCCTTAACAACCATAAATTGTATATCTTGCTTTCTAAACCATTTCTCTTTGaataagagaaaacattaaaaaccattaagataatattgaaataaaatattcacaaatctaATTCTAGGAATAATGACACATTTCAGGAAAGTATGCTAATTGTATCTATTAATTGCTAAGACATGATATACTTGATACTCTAGATTCTAAAGTTTCAACAAAGTTTTATAAATCTTAACTTTCTAGCAGTGATTGTCTCAGAGTTTCTTAGAAAGTACAAGTGTtccatgttttgcaaatattctaTAAGTATGAATGATAGCTGGGGATAAGAAATGTGTCATCTATAGTTggaggaaacaaagagaaaaagtaacaaataccTAGAACTATCAGTCCTTTTCTTGCCTAATGCTGCAAAACATGTTTTTTCACCAAGACATGTTTACAGATTATCTAGAATGTTGAGGTAAATAACTTTGTTACTTTTTAGAGCCTTTAATGTTATTATATACTATTAAATAACCAAAAATGGGGTGGGGTATGCATCAGTTCCCAAACATATTGGTTTATTTAGTTTGTTCGTTGATTTATTTATGATACAAagtatcactatgttgctcaggctggcctgaactcctggcctcatgtgatcttcctacctcagcctcccaaggcttGAACCTTTTATTGATAGAACATAATTATCATATCTTTCCTGAAACACAGTTTGGGAACCCTCAATTAATAATTACTTCATAATTTTAACAGAATAacttatttttcaactttaaataaGTATGTGGCTaggcacaatggttcatgcctgtaattgaagcgctttgggaggctgaggtgggaggatcacttgaggccagcctgggcaacaaagtatgACCccatctccttaaaaaaaaatcttttttaaattagctgggcatggtggtgcatgcctgtatagtgaggctactcggggggctgagcttggggggtcacttgagcccaggaggtccaggttACAGTGGGCCAtcatagtgccactgcactccagcatgggcaacaaagtaagactctgtctcaaaaaagagaaaaatgaaaatgttagctgggcatggtggcatgcacccatagtcccagttactcaggaggctaaggctgagcttgggaggttgaggctgcagtgagccctgatcgtgccactgcactccagcctgggtgacggagtgagaccctgcgtcaaaaaaataaaaattaaaattaacaaaagagcAAGCAATCTTTTATTTAGTTGACTGATGGAATACAAACCAATCCAAACTTTGAAGAGGATAATGCAAAGACTACATCATACGAATGACAGGTCAAAAGTACTCCAATTCTAAtaggaatataatttttaatttatcacaGATACTAAAAGAAGTCAATGCCTATCCTATTAATCATGAAATGAAGGTACCCAACCATAACTATCTTTTCTATTATGTAACACTGGTTATTTCAACAAAAATATCCTGTCAAATTCTAGATAAACATGTGATTTCATGACAAGAATACTGGACCAGAAATGAGAATACCTGATTAAGCCCCAACTATATAATACTTAATAGTTACACAATCATGAGCGGTTAATTCTTTTTATCTCATCTAGAAATATACCTATACCACAAGATTGTTGGAAGAATTAAGTgaaaatcaaaactttaaaactttttgtaaactttaaagttttcaattaagtgatttttaaatgtttgaagcAAGCTTTACAATtgaaaaacatatacaaataacttagaaatactgaaaacaacttaatattttaatttctagaatattactaatattattaataaatgagCATGTTTAGAGTCTTACCAGTTAATGTCTGATTATAGGGAGCATTGGCTGCTGCAATACATTCTGACCAGATCTGACTTTGTTCATCATAAGACATCACAAAGAGGAAGTCACAAGCATCTGCGATTCCAGTATAATTATAGCATCTTCTGTCTATGTTCTTTGGAGACCAAGCTACATCAAAGGTTACCTGTGGAAAAAAATCTtactattttatgtaaaatgatcAAATATGCATATTATGTCAGATTTTtaaacttatatatatttttaccttaTACTACACAAGGAAAAAGCTTACAGTATATGAATGTAGGGTTTGACACACAGAGAACTTGAACcattctaagaaatattttttgcttACACTTGACTGAGTCAGACATATATTTGGACATACAGGAGCAGGACACTATATAGAAGATGGCCTTCAAACTCAAAATGTCTTCAAACGCGAGGCTGGTACCTCAGCTGATTAAAAGAAGCAGGTATAATGACAACAGGGTATGGTGATGCCCCTGAGCAATTAGAGAGTAAAGGCACACTAAAAGAATTCaaatacaaaagttttaaaaatattatgcagGTTAAATATGTCACCTGTTGGCACAACCTGATTGGGTTGCAAGTTTCAGCCCGTGATTCACAATCACCTTATATGGTAGGTTTGGCCCAATATTAGTTAGACAATAATGGTGTCTTATGGCCACAGGTATAGATTAATCAAGTCAAAATGTTGAACAAATCATTTAAATGATCTTATTTTatggaaatattcaaataaatgttgagtaatatattatcttttttttttcttttttttttttgaaatggagtctcgctgtgt
Protein-coding regions in this window:
- the CTBS gene encoding di-N-acetylchitobiase, whose product is MSRLQLRPWRLLSSPPRGIRGLAVLALMALSLAAGTDCPCPEPELCRPIRHHPDFEVFVFDVGQKTWKSYDWSQITTVATFGKYDSELMCYAHSKGARVVLKGDVSLKDIIDPASRASWIAQKVNLAKTQYMDGINIDIEQEVNCLSPEYDALTALVKETTDTFHREIEGSQVTFDVAWSPKNIDRRCYNYTGIADACDFLFVMSYDEQSQIWSECIAAANAPYNQTLTGYNDYIKMSINPKKLVMGVPWYGYDYTCLNLSEDHVCTIAKVPFRGAPCSDAAGRQVPYKTIMKQINSSISGNQWDKDQQAPYYNYKDPAGHFHQVWYDNPHSISLKATYIQNYGLRGIGMWNANCLDYSGDAVAKQQTEEMWEVLKPKLLQR